Proteins from a single region of Rhodospirillales bacterium:
- a CDS encoding transposase, with translation MDNTPFHPKAKGKAILEEKGHKLLCLPKYSPDLNPIEQSFGAIKSNWKHADKNTTLDKLVTFNC, from the coding sequence ATGGATAACACGCCCTTTCATCCGAAAGCAAAGGGCAAAGCCATCCTGGAAGAAAAAGGGCACAAACTCTTGTGCCTGCCCAAATATTCCCCGGACCTCAACCCTATCGAACAATCCTTTGGGGCTATAAAATCCAACTGGAAACATGCCGACAAAAACACAACGCTCGATAAACTTGTGACGTTCAATTGTTAA
- a CDS encoding helix-turn-helix domain-containing protein, with protein MHYPITSRRKVLAHIEEGMSKREAARLFKISPQTLYNWLSRKDLHLALAKTRHRKSKQWLAPILFEGSCKGTTVL; from the coding sequence ATGCATTATCCGATCACATCTCGTCGCAAGGTTTTAGCGCACATAGAAGAAGGGATGAGCAAGCGCGAGGCTGCCCGTCTTTTCAAGATTTCCCCTCAGACATTATACAATTGGCTCTCTCGTAAGGACCTGCATCTGGCTCTTGCGAAGACCCGGCACCGCAAAAGCAAACAGTGGCTCGCCCCGATCCTGTTCGAAGGCTCATGCAAAGGGACAACCGTCCTGTAG